ACAGAGTTGGATAACGGTGTCAAGCAAACTATCAGTCAAAACCTtttttcattttcattaaaataTGATCATTTCAAACTAGAAATACACTTCGGGTGACTTTCAAGTTTCAATCTGTTCCCTTACAAATAAGCATATTTTTAGAATCATCCCATTTATAAGTCAATAGGAATTAAATTAGGCTTGTATATCGTTAAAAATTAAGAATCTTCAATTTGTAGTTCATTAAATACTGATTATAGATTACTATTTGAGATGTAAATGATAATGGATTAAAACATGTGTTGAAAACACTAACCTGCATCCAAAAAATCCTCTATGGGCAGATAAACCAGATGGATGTGCCGCTTTAAGAATATGGTGCTTGCTTTCATCAATCAGCCTGAACAACcaatttatatatgatttttaaaTGGGTTGAATTGGACTACGTTTATCTCTGGTGGGTCAAAAAGGTGCAATAAACAATATCTAAACATGAAATGCTTCAAACAGGTAGAAAAACACCTAAAATGGAGTACTATTTAGTCAGTTAGCCATAAAACCTTCTAAATGATATTATTCAAAAAAGTATATTAGCATCGAAAAGACGGAACTTTTATACTGTAATTATATTGGACAATACGTTTTTTATGCAACCCATCTACACCCCTATTGACCCATACCAAAAATTACACATTTTGACACAATCCTGTTAGACCCATTAACAGCCCGGTTTGTCACTTCTAGAATTATGTAATAAAATATGATCAGAAGTACCTGGATTTTGCTTGTGCATAGTTTCCCCAAAGAAGGAAAACAATCCCTGATTTCTTTTTAGAAATTGTCTCGATTACAGAATCAGTGAATTGTTCCCATCCTTTCTTTGTATGAGAATTTGCTTGATGCTGCCTaactgaaaataatataaacaaaaaaaaaatgtgattTGGTGAATTAAAAAGATTACTAATAGACAATCTTATTAGCATACATGATACAACTACAAAATTATTAATGGATAATCATTTTATCTTCTTCCTTGCTAGAGTATCTTACCGGTAAGAACAGCATTAAGCATCAGAACACCCTGCATGTAAAATAGAAAATTCATAACAAATACATGTCATTATTAGATGAGATGCTGATATTGTTATTGCTTTTCATGATCAGcacctaaaaataaaataaaaaaacataaaccaccataaaaaaaaaatgtaatacAAGTTTCACCTGTACGGCCCATCGTTCTAAATTCCCGTGAGAGGGAATCGAGCACTGCAAATCCTGCTCAAGTTCCTTGTACATGTTCATTAAACTTGACGGTATTTTTATTCCTTCAGGAACAGAAAATGAAAGACCCATAGCTTGACCCGGTCCATGATATGGATCCTAAAATACAACAAAACCAGAGTGTTATTCTTTTCTTTAATACACGAAATTTAACAGAAAAATATTACTGTACTTTATTCACAAATGAACTGATTAAATATTAATCTTGTAAGCATGTGAAGATTCATGTAGTATTTTAATCATTTCAAAGTCATCCACAAAATCAAGGTTGAAAAAGAAGCGAGACGGAGACGAGTCAGTCGTGATGAGGTCAACAGGGAAATTGAGCAACGCTgacttataaataaatatatattaaaagataaatatttcaaacataaatattttaaacataatatttttaaaataagatAATCTGGTGTTAATTTAAATAATATATAGGTTTTTATGATGTTTTCTATGATTATAATTATAGTGTATTTATTAACTTATCTTTATTGGATACTATGTAAGTCGGTGTTATTACCAGCTAATTTTTTAATGGGCTTGAGATTATTGTTTACACTAAAACAAGGCCAGACAAAAAGTCGACTTTTGACTTACGTTTACCAACTTTGACCCAACTTTCTCGGCTTTAACCTGATATTCTAGCGTTGACTTACTGATTAGACGTTTCGGGCGAAACGGGACAAGCTAGTCACGAAACCGCCACAACCACCGTTTACAACCATGATAAAATCCAAATAAAAAATTCATTTTGAGTTATACAAAAGACCAAGATTCAAGTAAGGTTACCTGCCCAATGATGACAGCTTTGACTTGGTCAAAAGGAGTAGAATTCAAGGCATTAAAGATCAAATGTTGTGGAGGGTAAATTGGTATGGAACCTTTTATTTCACTCTCCACAAATTCACTCAATTGTTTGGTATAAGGTTTCTGAAACTCCCCATGAAGAGCTTCTAACCATGTTTCTTCCACCAATAGTTCTTCCAGTTTCACACGTCCCAAACCCTCACCTAAACATTAATTCAAGTTAACCATATTAGTAGTATTTAAATTACAAAACACCTAAACATTAATTCAAGTTAACCATATTAGTATTTAAATTACAAAACACATAAACAGTAACAACATAGGAATAACTCTATAATTTCATATAGAAAATTAGATAAAACTCATGTCAAAAAGCTTACCTTTTTGTTGAAATAGACATTAAACATGATCATGTAACATCACAAGTACATAATCTTAAAGCAACAAAATATACTATAAAATATTCGTTCCTTAATTATCAATACGAAGTACTCCATATAATAAAGGGCCAACCTTTAGACCAACCATCTCTATGCACCAAATCAAAACACCAAATTCTTATGCAACAAGTCAACACTATACACCACTCCAAATGTTAAGTTTCATATTAACCTTATCAGTGTTAAAAATAGAACTAATTTTCTCTATGAGAATATTAGTGAAATAAAATTAAGaataaaaaaaattcatatttgAAGTGGAATCCAAATTTGATGTACTCTTTTTACTTCATACTTCAATGTAACTTTTGGTTCACATATTGGAGATGCCATAGTTACTTGCTTGTACATATACAATATCATCAAAAGCATTACCATAAATCATTGAATAAAAATCATGTCACAATTTTAAACAGAAGAAGATAAATCAAATCAAGTCAAAATTAGACAAACCCAAGTCAAAGAAGCTACCTTTATTAAACCTAAACATACAACACATCATTACAATCATGTATCAACaagattcacacacacacacacacacacacacaaaacccTTTATAAAACCATACTGAAGACAATCAAATTAGATGAAAACCCACATTAAAAAAACTTACCTTTAGTAGATTTAAAGACTCTTTCTTTACAGATTTTGAGATTACGTTTAGCTTTTGCTAATGACTGATTAAAATGAACCCTAACTTTCTGTTCCGCACTTAAACTCGACGAACCCTGAATTGGGTCGGGCGTGGGTCCACCGCCGTCCATCGATTCCGGCGCGGCAGCGGTGGCGGCGGCGGCGGCCGTGGATTTTTGGGGAACTGAAATGAAGGTTTTTTGGAAGGAAGATGAAGAAGGAAGTGGTGTTTGTGATGTTATAGTTTTGGAACGCTTAGATGGTGGAAAGAAATCAGTTATAGGTTTAGAAGATGCCATTGGTATTATTGTATTTTTGTGAGTCAAGAATTTGTTTACAAAAACAGAACAAGATGAAGGTGaaggtgtgtttgtgtgtgtgataaTTTTGGCGGGAAATGGGATGAAGTGGGAACTAATAGACATTGATTTGATTGAGTTGATTAGGGATGATGTTCCAAGATTTTGATGAAAGGGGGTGTTTGGTTAAGATTATTATTTTGGTTTTTAAGTTTTTGCTAAAACTAAATTTTTATATATCGTTTTATTTTTGGGTAGTGATAAATTTTTGATAAATCCATTCATTCTGTGAAATAATGCATAATATGAGTGGATTTATCAAAATCCTTGTTGAATTTATCACCACCCTTTTATTTTTCATTTTACATCCTTTATTGTCGTTAAAAGAACACATCATGTTCTACGACTCTACGAGTACTACTTAGGGGGTGTTTGGCTTAGCGACTTGAACTTGATTTTTTAATTATCGCGTTTAGAAATCGCAAATAAGTTATTTGTAGTGTTTGGCAAAAAATTATCAAAACTCGATTATTCACGTTTTTATAGCTCCAAAACGCAGAAAACAAAAAGTATGGGAGATGTTACTGCAGGGAAATCGCGCTTTTCTATAAACTTTCCCGCCAGTTTTTGTACCATTATACCCTTATAAATTAATAAAGTACAGAACCCTAAAAGTTACTCTTGGCAGGCAGCGGCTGTAATTTTTGTGCTCTGCAACTCTACACTTAAGTAagattctttttcttcttttccttttacctccattaatttattaattttctcTCATGTGTCAGTGATAGTGACCAATCAATATCTATAGATTCTTTGAGCTAGACTATATTTTAGTGAATTTGGTTCTGCCAATTAATTTCAGTTGTACTTgtattcttttttttctttttcttttcctttttttttttttttgtacgaaAGCAATCAATTGTATTGTTGGACTATATAGATAATATAAGATTATGTAGAATGATCATGAGGGGCTATCCAGTACTGTATACATTATCACCCCCTTGTTTGCTATACACATGTACGATAAATATAAAATGTGTAAAAGAATAATAAGAAAAAAGTTTACTATCTAAAGTTTAACATGTGCTGGTTCTACATGGTAACATTCTCCAATTGCATGTATGTAAAAAATAAATTGATAAAGGTGTTGATGCATGTAAAAACTTATCTGAtgtataatactccgtaatatgttTGTGATATAATTTGGTATATCATATATAATtcaactttttatgtttggatgatgtaatattattaaaattcagGATATGGATTCAAATAATGAAAATACGAATGTGAGTTCGGCACATGCAAAGGTTAATTCTCGAAAAACAGTTTGGGATAACAACACCCATATCGCATTTCTTGAGTTATGTATCAATGAGGTAAAAAATGGGAATAAATCAGGGACCACTTTTACTAAAGTTGGGTGGACAAATATAGCAAATAACCTAAAGAGTCGAACGGGAAAGGTTTTCGATAAACGACAATTTAAAAACCATTGGGATTCAATGAAAAGAGATTGGAAGTTATTTGATCGGCTGATGAGAATTGAGTCCGGCCTTGGATGGGATCCAGTAAACAAAACGATCAACGCAACACCCGAGTAGTGGGACGAGAAAATAAAGGTAATATATGATTTACAAAGTGTTTTTTTATCTATTAGTtccttatataaataaataaaatttcaaTATTTTGAAGGCAAATCCGGATCTTGCAAAATTTAAAGGAAAAAATTTGGAGATGTATCACATGTATTATGAGACTTTGTTTCGGGATTCGGTTGCAGTTGGTGATAGGACTAAGACCCATTCGCAATTACAAAATGAATTAGGTTCAGATAACGTTCAAGATGAGATTGATTGTGTGGATGTAGACGACAAAGATGATTGTGAGGAAGATAATTTAGATGATGATAGTGAAATATGCTTTCCTGAAAGTCGGTTGGATAAGAGAAAGAAGACGAGTAGTAGTGATAACAGTCGCTCTAAAAAAAGGAAAACGGTGACGACTTCGGCATATGAAGAAAAATTGGATACGGTATTGCAAGCACTAACATCAAGAAGCACACAAACTGCTTCACATGTTCCTTCTATTTCTGAGTGCATGGATATTATTTCTACATATCCCGATTTTGAGCCAGGTTCATTGGATTTTAACAAAGCAATGCGAATAATGTGGAAAAAGGAGGCAAGAGAATCTTTTATGTATCCGCAAAGTACCTTTGACAAGATTAGCTTTCTCTACTCACTCATGAATGAGTGATATGATATTGTGTTTCCGTTACGTTAATTATTTCGTGTTTAATGGTTCTTGGATGCTTACTTATCTTGTTCTCGTTCTGTTATGTttgagatatttaataaaacttttgATATGTTAAATACTATTTGGTATTTCTTCCTCATTATGTATTGTAATAGGAATATATTTGAtattaaatgtatttttttatGGCGATTCTAATAGGATGGATTTAGTGAATGACATTAATTCTGATGTCGATGATGACAATAATGCTATGGATGAAGAAGATTGCAGCCTTGATGAGAATAGATGGTTGTTATTATGCGGTATAACAATTGAAGGGATAATTATTAGTCGTAATAAGTTGGATAAGACTCGCATCCCTTGTCGCACCTCTTGTCGCACAGGCAATGTTTTTATGCACGAAATATTAAATGGTCATCCTCGAAGATGTTATGAGGATTTTAGGCTAAATATTGATGTGTTCAAGAGCTTATGTTTTGATCTTAAAATGCGTTACGGTGTAAAGCCAACTCATAATGTATCAATTGAGGAGTCTGTTGGTATATTTTTGCTAATACTAGCACATGGATGCGTAAATAGATTAGCTCAAGAAACTTTTAATCATTCAGGAGAAACTATTCATCGACATTTTCACATGATTTTGAAAGCGGTGCTTAAGCTTAGCGGAGACATTATTAAGCCAAATACACGTTACAACGAAGAAGTATCTCCGCAACTTTTAAACAATTCACGCTGCTATCCCATCTTCAAGGTATGTAATATAGCTCATTTGATATTTCAGTTGTATCTTATCTATGTGATAGTTTAAGTAATTAATTGATATTTTATACTTATAGGATTGTATTGGAGCTATTGATGGCACACATGTTAGAGCATCTGTTCGAGAGCATGAACAAGCAAAATATATCGGGAGAAAAGGATACGCGACCCAAAATATTATGGCGGCATGTGATTTTAACATGTGTTTTACATTTGATTGGGCCGGTTGGGAAGGCACCGCACACGATACAAGAATTTTTCTAGAAGCGTTACGAAGACCAGAAGTGAATTTTTCGCGTCCAACGGGAGGTTAGAAGTGATGCAATATTTTTATAAGTTTTTGTTGTttcgattttattttatttatgtatgTAATAATGTTTTATATTATAATATGTAACAGATAAGTACTATGTTGTTGATGCTGGGTATCCAAATACTAGAGGGTATCTTGCTCCGTACAAAGGAAACAATATTCGTTATCATATTCCAGATTTTCGTCGTGGTAAAACTGCTGCTCAACGTGCTCCTAAAGGAACGAAGGAGACATTTAACTACCATCACTCATCGTTGAGAAATGTGATTGAACGTACATTTGGAGTATGGAAGGCAAGATGGGCAATATTAAAAGATATGCATGTAAATTACTCGTATGAAACACAAGTGAATATCGTGATAGCGTCTATGGCAATTCACAACTATATTAGGATGAATGGTCACTTTGATGAAGCATTTAACACGGCACAACAAGAAAATTATCGTCCAACTCAAGAGTTTAATGTTGAATCATCTACTAGCACCACTATGACTCTAGAAGAACCATGTACAAGCCGTAGAGCCGATGATCTATATATGAGTGTAGTAAGAGATGAAATTGCAAGAAATCTTATGAGAGCGAAGTGAACGTTTTTTTTATGTATATGTCAGTACTACTTCAGTTTCAAATAATCGTGTAGatctactattatttttattacacttTTGGACTTTATAAGTGTAATAAAtgtatgtttatttttatttgagCGGTAATAAAAGTGTTTACAAACTATACATTGGTAGCATATATGTAAGTAACAGATTATATAGTTTATGAAAAAAATACTTATTATAATTTATGAAATAAATGTTTATTGTATTATTTAAAATTAATACCCCTTTTGGTAATTTTACATGATTTGTTGTGAAATAATTTGATTTACCCAAACACTCATAAAATGATTATCTAATTATTACGACATCAATCAgcataatcaaatccaaacaccATTTAGCAAAATCACGTTTTGAAACAGctgattatttaattatgattatttaaaacgcataatcaattttcaaaacgcTCAGCCAAACACCCCCTTAAAACACAATGAACGATATGGTTTTTCATGTTGAAGTTGTCCTTATTGAAAATTAGAACAAGTACAAAAATGCGTAATAATTGACGGTAGTGTACGATTTAATTCAACCTTGTTTCGTTAGCTCTATAAGGATTAGGTTTATGGCTATATGATAACACGGTTTTTCAAATTCTAACAAATTCAGGATAGCTTAGTAGTTgggttattatatcattattagagGTTTTAGTTTTGAACCTCACTATAGTTGGTCATCAGAAAAGGTTTTGCGATAATTTGATTATGTCACgtataaaaaaaaaacgttaatGATGAGAAACGGTTATGCGATAACTTGATTAAGTACAACTAATTAAAATTCTTTCACCTTTTTGAGACAAGGACAACGTTAACATTAAAAATCACGGCCTAGCTGTACCTAttgtttcttttcttttcttgtGTCAATATCAACAATccaaatcaagagggaagcacttttttggaggaagtaatttttttcgtttttttcgaattttttttgcatacatcaagtttaggtgaaaaAATGAACAttttaaaaagacactttgtgacgattgttattatttaagcgggaaaacgatcgaagaaataattgataacattcatcatgagtaatgttttaattagagtttgtTTACATCGTTTtgtttttcatcttgtgtgaagtgttttttttttcaaaatttagcccgatttagagttaacctaaatccaaaaccctaaactctaaaccgttcgtgttaaaaattcaatctaaaccctaaaccctaatttctaaacccaaaaccctaaaagctaaaccctaatagctaaaccctaatttttaacctcctaatttctaaaccctaattactaaaccctaatttctaaacccttaagaaaaactcagaagcaaaacattcattgcattgaatgttatcatttatttcttcgagcgttttcccgccaaaataataacatttatcacaaagtgtcttttttaaatattcatattttcatgtgatcttaatgcttgaaaaaaaaaattcaaaaaaaacgaaaaaaaattacttcccacaCTTCCTccaaaaaaagtgtttccctcttgattaaaacactGCTTACATATTTAGCATTAAAATGCATTTACCGTTAGATTTACAGTTTGCTTTCAACTTTATAATGAAATAATTATGATATATTGCAATAAAACACATATAActaacaaaataaacatataaattACATAGTTAATTTTTTCATAATCTACGTTTAATAGTAATTCAACAAACCGTGTTATATCATCGACAAATATTACACATTTTTGTGGATAAAttttaattatgttatgttatatttattttactaTACTACGTTATTGTTTTCGCCGCATACTAGGGAATATCATAACATTTTTATAACATTCAAATGGATattcattaacccgcttaatccagttaatatggatatggatggatgaactgaaattaaatgaatCTGGATATGAACGAACAAAAACTAAatagatatgaatatggatatgaataCATCATCACCCGATCCACAATCCATTGCCATCTCTACTCTTGATGATGACCCATATGTaagcaaatatcaatatctatgtatttgtatatgtatttcggatGTTAATGTATAtattcatggatgaaatttttcatccatgtccatttTCATATCCATTTAGGTTGATTTATATCAgtatccatattcatttaggttcatccacatccatcacgaagcgggtggatcagATGGATATCCATTGGATCAAGTGACAATTGATATCCCTAACTGTGTACttctattttcataaagatagcaTTACACAACATGAAAGACTTACTATAGACATATTCGACACGAAGCTTTTTGAAACTTGTAACTTTTAGCTATTATGAAAAAACTCTTATATAATAAAAAACTTCTTTTAGTTAAAATAGCAGGGAGGgaaaaaaagtaaaagttaaaagctAATTGAACTAGCGTTTGAGAAAAAACTCCTAACTTTTTGTCATTTTGCTCACAAAAGGCTAAAAGCTAACAACTACCAGCCATTTACCAGCCACAGCCATTAACTACTACAGACTAGTTTGCCAAAGATACCCTATGAATGTATACAAAATGTTTTGCAGTTTTGCGATTGATGAAACGGGCTGTAATCACATAGTTAAGGGATTCGAACTTCCAAATATACAACTAGATCAAACAGATTTTCATTGAACATATGTAAAAATGAAACCTGCTATACATAATAATGTTTTCGACTATTTGCTTATACCTTACGTTCCACTGTGCACAAGGGCGTATTAAAATCAAGTTATCACCTAAAAATATAAAGGAATTATGTACTCGTGACTATAGCCAAAATCAGCTTCTTGTTCCAAAGTGTTTCAAAAAGCCTTTTCacctatataaataaatatatacaaactcTATCTAGCATAAACCATCTTCAGCACTTGCAGTTATCACGGCCgatatatttttattgtttttgATACTTGGAGCCGACAGAACGGACATCGGGAAACAGCAGACGAGCATCGACGGCATAGCACGTGACCACAAGGAATAATGGTAATATCTACTTCATTAGTTAAACAGATACGGCATAACCATGCTGCTTTAGCTGTGTCCGCTTCTTTTGTTGCCATTTCTGACTTTTCCTGAAATTTGTCATGAAATTTCAATGAATAGGTGTTTAAACAATGTCATTTACTTTTATCGAAGGTGGCAAACTTTACCCAATCACCTACCATTTGGGCTATATGATTTCATCTCTAAAGTGGTCAAACGAGTTAAAAGTCATCTGATGTGTATTCAAATGCATTAGATGCAGTATAATCACTTTCTTAGTAATGTTACAGAATTCTGCATTCTTTAGAACGTCAACTACTTATaaacaaggttgcaaaaatcgttaCTCGAGGAGTACTCGGTCGGCACTTTTGAGAGAGTAATCGCAACTCGAGGAGTCATCGCGAAGAAATCAGATTGGACTATTTATACATTAATTTAATAATTTTTAGATTTTTATATGTGTATATTATACAAGAAATCTAAATACATAAAACGTTAACATAATTGAAACATAAACATAATCTTGATTTGTTCAAAAACTCAAAttctaattaaaatataaattcatattaaaatgttgACCGACATTAACTTCGATCGATTTGACTTAATAAATCCGAATTTGACCAACTAAATACAATTTTGCCCCATTGACCGATGTTGACCAATTAATTACTCGGACTTTGAAAAATCGGATCGGCCGGTTCATAAAAAGGAGTAATCAGTAGTAACCGACACTAATCGGGAAGTTTTACAACACTGCTTATAaacttttttttattaaaaaacagAATAAAATATAAATAAGTGGTTTACATCTTGAACTGACGCACCTGCTTTGAACATAACCCAAtttatatgcattttaaattaagtaAAGATGTGGACCCACCTGCTCGAGCAGAAGTGCTGCCTGAGATTCTTTCAATCGTTCTTGCAACGACAACGTCGACTGAAGGAGCGACTGCTTCTCTGTGTCCATTCTGACTCCAGCAGCCGACAACATCTCTTGAACCGCTTGAACCAGCTCCTCAGCCGATACACGCCCATGTTGCAGTTCTTTAATCGGTTGTTTCTgccaaaaaataataattaaataattcataagattcataaatttcagttgcCACCTATCTTACACTGTGCATCCAATACTTCatgacaaaaaaaaataaaaaaataaaaataaataaataaataaataaaaaacacttTAGATGGCAAATAACCTGATTTTTCGTCTTCACTATTCCAGATCCTTCGGGTCGGTCAACATGGTCAACCCCGTTACCACTGTCTTCCGACATCACATGTGACGAAGATTCGTTTCCAATTGACAAACTTCTAAAAGAGAATACATGTGAAGAAAGAGTAGTTTCAGTCTTCCCAGGAGATGTTTCAAGATTAAATCGATAAAGTGCTTGCCCCGCCGACGGTCTTACATCCTCGGGAATTCGACCGTACTTTAACTTTTCTCCGTTTTGACTTCTCCATGCGACTATCTCGCCTTTATAAA
This genomic window from Rutidosis leptorrhynchoides isolate AG116_Rl617_1_P2 chromosome 2, CSIRO_AGI_Rlap_v1, whole genome shotgun sequence contains:
- the LOC139893853 gene encoding uracil-DNA glycosylase, mitochondrial, with the translated sequence MASSKPITDFFPPSKRSKTITSQTPLPSSSSFQKTFISVPQKSTAAAAATAAAPESMDGGGPTPDPIQGSSSLSAEQKVRVHFNQSLAKAKRNLKICKERVFKSTKGEGLGRVKLEELLVEETWLEALHGEFQKPYTKQLSEFVESEIKGSIPIYPPQHLIFNALNSTPFDQVKAVIIGQDPYHGPGQAMGLSFSVPEGIKIPSSLMNMYKELEQDLQCSIPSHGNLERWAVQGVLMLNAVLTVRQHQANSHTKKGWEQFTDSVIETISKKKSGIVFLLWGNYAQAKSRLIDESKHHILKAAHPSGLSAHRGFFGCRHFSRTNKILEEADTPPIDWRL